One window from the genome of Oligoflexia bacterium encodes:
- the infB gene encoding translation initiation factor IF-2 translates to MDNIKVFELAKQLGMETIALMDKLREFKIPIKSHMAELDDNLLQQIRSRFDEEKAKTSSKTTKTTKRKVTAAAPATPKVVKASQVAVPAPTTTKKAAVKTAAKAPAAKSAKATPAVAAKSSRTVIRRKANVQDAGDIEGAAEFSAPEATQDFQEPTNIEETDLVETVDASETIEKPQSPKTDSQGGRVAQVISRMDLRTTMGERAPQSRKPTEPQSATSTGTSEQAAAQARAASQANLEVHKFDRDAIGKLIKQEALVQAKKAAALARETKIETFNASDFRKREMLFQPKKKKTLTGRAAQKPQITTPGAAKRKIKIKGSVTVSQLAQAMSVKNNAVLKKLIAMGSMVTVNDVLDFETALVLASEYGFEIENLDLSEEQLIVKAQATETNPENLTTRPPVVTVMGHVDHGKTSLLDVIRQANVASGEAGGITQHIGAYSVVVNGKRITFLDTPGHEAFTAMRARGAKVTDIVILVVAADDGIMPQTKEAILHAKSAGVPIIVAVNKMDLPQANPQRVLQGLTEFELVPEEWGGSTIVAKVSAAKKEGIKELLEMVLLQAEVLELKADAKRPASGTVIEARLDRGRGPVATVLIQQGTAVVGDIIVAGITTGRIRAMINDRGQQIKQAGPGDPVEILGLNAVPAAGDTADIAKNEEVAQEIVEKRKSKFKAGPAMPAMKMTLEDLFAKVQTSDVKELSVLVKADVQGSAEALKELINKMPADQVKVKVIASTVGGITESDVLLASASNAVIIGFNVRPETGVNSVAQREGIEIKTYSIIYEVVDDIKKAMTGLLSPTFVEKTLGRAEVRSLFSVPKFGTIAGCSVSDGKITRQASVRLLRESRIIYEGKLSSLKRFKDDVKEVQTGYECGIAIENYNDMKVGDVIEAFMKEQVATLLN, encoded by the coding sequence GTGGACAACATTAAGGTCTTTGAATTAGCTAAACAATTGGGCATGGAAACCATTGCCCTCATGGATAAGCTAAGGGAATTTAAAATTCCTATAAAAAGCCATATGGCTGAATTGGATGATAATCTTCTCCAGCAGATTCGTTCACGTTTTGACGAAGAAAAAGCAAAAACAAGTTCTAAAACTACTAAGACAACAAAACGCAAAGTAACTGCGGCTGCTCCTGCAACTCCAAAAGTTGTGAAGGCATCACAAGTGGCTGTTCCTGCTCCTACGACCACTAAAAAGGCAGCAGTGAAGACTGCTGCTAAAGCTCCTGCTGCAAAATCAGCAAAAGCTACACCTGCGGTCGCTGCAAAAAGCTCAAGAACAGTCATCAGACGTAAAGCCAATGTGCAAGATGCTGGTGATATTGAGGGAGCTGCTGAATTTTCTGCTCCTGAAGCGACACAAGATTTTCAAGAGCCGACAAATATTGAAGAAACAGATTTAGTAGAAACAGTTGATGCTTCAGAGACAATAGAGAAACCTCAATCGCCTAAAACCGATTCCCAAGGTGGCCGAGTTGCTCAAGTTATTTCTAGAATGGATTTGCGTACTACTATGGGAGAGCGTGCTCCTCAATCACGAAAGCCAACAGAGCCGCAGAGTGCCACATCAACAGGTACCTCAGAGCAAGCCGCGGCACAAGCGCGCGCTGCAAGTCAGGCAAATCTTGAGGTTCATAAGTTTGATCGTGATGCCATTGGAAAACTCATCAAGCAAGAAGCATTGGTTCAAGCTAAAAAGGCTGCAGCTCTTGCTCGTGAAACTAAAATTGAAACATTTAATGCTTCTGATTTCAGAAAAAGAGAAATGCTCTTTCAACCTAAGAAGAAAAAAACTCTCACAGGTAGAGCTGCTCAAAAACCTCAAATTACAACACCTGGTGCTGCAAAACGTAAAATTAAAATTAAAGGCAGCGTCACTGTTTCTCAATTAGCTCAAGCTATGAGTGTGAAAAACAATGCTGTTCTTAAAAAACTCATTGCTATGGGGAGTATGGTTACCGTCAATGACGTTTTAGATTTTGAGACGGCGTTGGTACTTGCTTCTGAATATGGATTTGAAATTGAGAATTTAGATTTAAGTGAAGAACAATTAATCGTCAAAGCACAAGCTACAGAGACCAATCCAGAAAATTTAACTACACGTCCCCCGGTTGTTACAGTTATGGGTCACGTCGATCACGGTAAAACCTCACTACTTGATGTAATTCGTCAAGCTAATGTGGCCAGTGGCGAAGCAGGTGGTATAACTCAACACATTGGTGCGTACAGTGTTGTTGTTAATGGCAAAAGGATTACATTTCTAGATACTCCAGGCCATGAAGCGTTTACCGCAATGCGAGCACGTGGGGCAAAAGTCACAGATATTGTTATCCTAGTCGTAGCAGCTGATGACGGTATTATGCCTCAAACTAAAGAAGCTATTTTACATGCAAAATCAGCGGGTGTTCCCATCATCGTTGCCGTGAATAAAATGGATTTGCCACAGGCTAATCCCCAGCGTGTGCTTCAAGGTTTAACAGAATTTGAACTGGTTCCTGAAGAATGGGGCGGTTCAACCATTGTTGCTAAAGTATCTGCTGCGAAAAAAGAAGGTATTAAAGAATTACTTGAGATGGTTCTTTTGCAAGCGGAAGTTCTAGAACTCAAAGCTGATGCCAAGCGCCCAGCATCTGGAACCGTTATTGAGGCACGTTTGGATCGTGGTCGTGGCCCTGTTGCAACAGTCTTGATTCAACAAGGAACTGCAGTTGTTGGTGATATTATTGTTGCGGGCATTACGACTGGTCGAATTCGCGCAATGATAAATGATCGTGGACAACAAATTAAACAAGCGGGTCCTGGTGATCCGGTTGAGATATTGGGTTTAAACGCTGTGCCTGCTGCAGGTGACACTGCAGACATTGCAAAGAACGAAGAAGTGGCTCAAGAGATTGTTGAAAAACGTAAAAGTAAATTTAAAGCTGGCCCCGCAATGCCTGCTATGAAAATGACGTTAGAAGATTTATTCGCTAAAGTACAAACCTCAGACGTCAAAGAACTTTCTGTATTAGTAAAAGCAGACGTTCAAGGTTCAGCAGAAGCTCTAAAAGAACTCATTAATAAAATGCCTGCTGATCAAGTAAAAGTTAAAGTAATTGCAAGTACAGTCGGCGGGATCACTGAAAGTGACGTGCTTCTAGCATCTGCTTCTAATGCTGTAATTATTGGTTTTAACGTACGTCCTGAAACAGGAGTAAACAGCGTTGCTCAAAGAGAAGGCATTGAAATTAAGACTTACTCAATTATTTATGAAGTAGTCGATGATATTAAAAAGGCTATGACGGGTCTTCTTTCACCTACTTTTGTTGAAAAGACTTTGGGACGTGCAGAAGTGAGATCACTCTTTAGCGTACCAAAGTTTGGAACTATCGCTGGATGCTCTGTTTCTGACGGAAAAATTACTAGACAAGCTTCAGTGCGACTCCTTCGCGAAAGCCGCATAATTTATGAAGGAAAACTTTCTTCACTCAAGCGTTTCAAAGACGACGTTAAGGAAGTTCAAACCGGATATGAGTGTGGTATTGCGATTGAAAATTATAACGATATGAAAGTTGGCGACGTTATTGAAGCCTTTATGAAAGAACAAGTCGCAACACTTTTAAATTAG
- a CDS encoding pitrilysin family protein — MYKKTVLDSGITVVTEAHRYQRSVAVGVFVETGTRDETQKTMGTSHFVEHMVFKGTKRRSASDIARAIEAVGGDLNAFTTREYTCFHALSLKDDLALDIDVLGDLVCNAQFTERDFEREKNVILQEVAMTEDTPEEYIYDLFFEKIYGKSSLGWPILGTKETLENLTRGQLLKYYRERYAGRNLIVAAAGALEHDEVVEKVEKSFKNRKRIIKKVSRQKPKWQRVREVVEKDGEQTHIVVGFEGVSFVNPNRFDAFVLNAWLGGGMSSRLYQSIREKKGLAYTVYSNLTTFVDCGTLTVYAGTEAKSVKTVLDAIERDVKDLKRKKLKPHALQIFKQQVKGNILLGADDMENRMSSLGVNEMTFGEYMPVESIVEGIDKVTASGVKDLAQKIFNLDQMAILVMGDIKSSEVEKFIK, encoded by the coding sequence ATGTACAAAAAGACCGTTCTTGATTCAGGAATTACTGTAGTAACAGAGGCCCATCGTTATCAACGTTCGGTTGCGGTGGGGGTTTTTGTTGAAACAGGAACCCGCGATGAAACTCAAAAAACCATGGGTACTTCCCATTTTGTGGAACACATGGTTTTTAAAGGTACAAAGCGGCGCTCTGCTTCTGATATTGCGCGAGCCATTGAAGCTGTTGGTGGAGATCTCAACGCATTCACAACACGTGAGTACACTTGTTTTCACGCACTTTCATTAAAAGATGATTTAGCTTTAGACATTGATGTCCTTGGAGATCTTGTTTGCAATGCTCAGTTCACTGAGCGGGATTTTGAACGAGAAAAAAATGTCATACTTCAAGAAGTTGCTATGACGGAAGACACACCTGAAGAATATATTTACGATCTTTTCTTTGAAAAGATTTATGGAAAATCTTCTTTGGGTTGGCCCATCTTAGGCACCAAAGAAACTTTAGAAAATTTAACCCGTGGTCAACTTTTGAAATATTATCGTGAGCGCTATGCCGGTAGAAACCTAATCGTAGCGGCAGCAGGTGCGCTAGAACATGATGAAGTAGTAGAAAAGGTAGAGAAAAGTTTTAAAAATAGAAAACGAATAATCAAAAAAGTAAGTCGTCAAAAACCAAAATGGCAAAGAGTGCGTGAAGTAGTCGAGAAAGATGGCGAACAAACTCATATTGTTGTTGGTTTTGAAGGTGTATCGTTTGTTAATCCAAATCGTTTTGATGCATTTGTGTTAAACGCATGGCTTGGCGGCGGAATGAGCTCTAGGCTCTATCAAAGCATTCGAGAAAAAAAGGGTTTAGCTTATACCGTTTATTCAAATCTCACTACATTTGTAGATTGTGGCACCCTAACAGTTTATGCAGGCACTGAAGCAAAAAGTGTTAAAACCGTGTTAGATGCCATTGAGCGTGACGTTAAAGATTTAAAAAGAAAAAAACTTAAGCCCCATGCCCTTCAAATTTTTAAACAGCAAGTAAAAGGTAATATCTTACTTGGTGCAGATGATATGGAGAATCGCATGTCTTCTCTTGGTGTAAATGAAATGACTTTTGGCGAATACATGCCTGTAGAATCTATCGTTGAAGGTATTGATAAAGTCACGGCAAGTGGAGTTAAAGACTTGGCTCAAAAAATATTTAATCTCGACCAAATGGCAATACTTGTAATGGGTGATATTAAATCCAGTGAAGTTGAGAAGTTTATTAAATGA
- the rpsO gene encoding 30S ribosomal protein S15 yields the protein MAISKENKQAVIKKHRRNDLDTGSPEVQVALITNRINELTGHFKTHVKDVHSRRGLLKLVGQRRRLLEYLKRNDVNKYKMLIENLGLRK from the coding sequence ATGGCTATCTCAAAAGAAAACAAACAAGCAGTTATTAAAAAACACCGTCGTAATGATTTAGATACAGGTAGTCCTGAGGTTCAAGTTGCTCTCATTACAAATCGAATTAACGAACTTACGGGTCATTTTAAAACCCATGTTAAAGACGTTCATTCACGTCGTGGTTTGTTAAAACTTGTTGGGCAACGTCGCAGACTTTTGGAATATCTAAAACGAAATGATGTAAATAAATATAAAATGCTCATTGAGAACTTAGGTTTACGTAAATAA
- the truB gene encoding tRNA pseudouridine(55) synthase TruB produces MAFNGILLVDKSESVTSHDVVDSLRRILKQKDVGHAGTLDPLATGLLVCLVGEATKLSQFVVSDDKAYEVEIKLGVKTDSGDITGQVIQEKDAQHITKELIQARLPELLGDLMLQVPIYSAIKIAGKKLYEYARDQKEVVLPLKLMVIKSAMITSFKPGYCTIELSCGKGTYVRSWAEKLGELLGVGATVSKLRRTRSGGFNIEQSQTVTKFSENETLAAEKLIPLADALSDWPVLRLIGRDVDLVKNGQIPRGIFGQLVDYPIKDGVKLINEQGSLLAVVVKDAKKGVKLGRVFETPA; encoded by the coding sequence ATGGCATTTAATGGAATTCTGCTTGTTGATAAAAGTGAATCTGTCACGAGTCATGATGTGGTTGACAGCCTCAGGCGTATCTTAAAGCAAAAAGATGTAGGCCATGCAGGAACCCTTGACCCACTGGCAACTGGACTTCTTGTTTGCCTTGTTGGGGAAGCTACAAAATTAAGTCAGTTTGTGGTGTCAGATGATAAGGCTTATGAAGTTGAAATAAAATTGGGCGTTAAAACTGATTCAGGTGATATTACAGGTCAAGTAATCCAAGAAAAAGACGCTCAGCATATCACAAAAGAATTGATCCAAGCTCGCTTGCCTGAGTTGTTGGGGGACTTAATGCTTCAAGTTCCAATATATTCAGCAATTAAAATCGCAGGTAAGAAGCTCTATGAATATGCCCGTGACCAAAAAGAAGTCGTACTACCTTTAAAACTGATGGTCATTAAGTCAGCAATGATAACTAGTTTTAAACCGGGCTATTGCACCATTGAACTATCTTGTGGCAAGGGTACTTATGTTCGCTCATGGGCAGAAAAATTAGGAGAACTACTTGGTGTCGGCGCTACGGTCTCAAAACTAAGGCGTACTCGTTCTGGTGGCTTTAATATTGAGCAAAGTCAAACAGTTACAAAATTTAGTGAAAATGAAACATTAGCTGCTGAAAAACTCATTCCTTTGGCAGATGCTCTCTCAGATTGGCCTGTTTTAAGGCTCATTGGGCGTGATGTGGATTTAGTTAAAAACGGCCAAATCCCTAGGGGAATCTTTGGGCAGTTGGTGGATTATCCGATTAAAGACGGTGTAAAACTCATTAACGAACAGGGGAGTCTCTTAGCTGTCGTGGTAAAAGATGCTAAAAAAGGTGTGAAGCTAGGGCGGGTTTTTGAGACTCCCGCATAA
- a CDS encoding YIP1 family protein — protein sequence MEQPKRPVTDLNWQDIKARIREVVFFLPQYLKNPVDGIKRVPSWDWTTVIILEVLISAACGLLGGIVARHILSVLGGIIVGPVMGLIMSVVLSGILYYAGLFILKTELEYKKIFIVVVLAQIPAQIIGVLSPISRAVTPFAILISALLITVGLVDNFMLEKKRVTKIVGTLTGIVLIFWIYSAVLDITRHRIKVQEYTPESLDQIHKELSEGK from the coding sequence ATGGAACAACCAAAACGTCCGGTCACAGATCTTAACTGGCAAGATATAAAAGCGCGCATTCGTGAAGTCGTTTTTTTTCTACCTCAGTATCTCAAAAATCCAGTTGATGGAATCAAACGTGTTCCTTCATGGGATTGGACAACCGTCATTATTTTAGAAGTTTTAATATCTGCCGCTTGTGGACTCTTAGGCGGAATAGTAGCTCGTCATATTTTATCAGTCCTTGGTGGTATCATCGTAGGCCCCGTGATGGGCTTGATCATGTCAGTAGTCCTTTCTGGCATTCTTTACTACGCAGGTTTATTTATTTTAAAAACGGAATTAGAATACAAAAAAATATTTATCGTTGTTGTATTGGCTCAAATACCGGCTCAAATCATAGGTGTGCTTTCGCCCATTTCACGTGCAGTCACCCCATTTGCCATTCTCATATCGGCACTTTTGATAACTGTGGGCTTGGTTGATAATTTTATGCTTGAGAAAAAAAGAGTAACGAAAATTGTAGGAACCCTCACAGGAATTGTACTTATATTTTGGATTTATTCAGCTGTATTAGACATCACCCGCCATCGCATTAAAGTTCAAGAATACACCCCAGAAAGCCTTGATCAAATCCATAAAGAACTAAGCGAAGGTAAGTAA
- the pnp gene encoding polyribonucleotide nucleotidyltransferase: MAQSHNWNIVQEKFKIGDKEIILETGKLAKQADGSVLVSCNETRVLVTVVSSRKATDKDFFPLMVEYQEKYYSSGKIPGGFFKREAKPSTDATLTSRLIDRPIRPLFPTGYMFETQVVASVLSTDNSIEPGILAGIGASTALYISDIPFNGPAASCQVARVNGQYIANPSYAQIEEADLEMIVAGTRKALLMVEGGAKFISEETMLEALKFGHDSFQPAIEAQERLRKAVGKPKREFKPKEVDEAFRKQVEQFLSPKVKSALKIEEKQARYQAVDDAKAEAAEKFLIDLPEDLLEIRKKELGTIVEDVKYNVARQTILKEAVRIDGRKVTDIRPITCEVGILPRAHGSGLFTRGETQVLGAITLGTSDDEQLIDSVSGNYYKKFILHYNFPPYSVGEVGRIGFTGRREIGHGALAERALKAILPDPAKFPYTMRVVGEVLESNGSSSMGTVCAGCMGLMDAGVPIVEPVSGIAMGLIKEGDDIAILSDILGDEDHLGDMDFKVAGGKSGITAFQMDIKIEGVTLEIMKKALAQAAEGRAHILNEMLKVIDIHRGEISPYAPRIETIQVKPEKVREIIGPGGKMIKSIIEATGVKIDIEDDGKINIATSDPIAGAKAKAMIMSICAEAEIGKTYQGKVKKIMDFGAFVEILPGTDGLLHISEISHDRVRTVTEVLKEGDELEVKVLDVDRAGKIKLSRKALLIKPV, encoded by the coding sequence ATGGCTCAATCTCATAATTGGAATATCGTCCAAGAGAAATTCAAGATTGGTGATAAAGAAATAATTTTAGAGACAGGAAAATTAGCAAAACAAGCTGATGGTTCTGTTTTGGTTTCATGCAATGAAACTAGAGTTTTAGTAACAGTTGTCTCTAGTCGAAAAGCGACTGACAAAGATTTTTTTCCGCTCATGGTTGAATACCAAGAAAAATATTATTCATCCGGAAAAATCCCTGGTGGTTTTTTTAAGCGTGAAGCAAAGCCCTCAACCGATGCCACATTAACCTCACGGTTAATTGATCGGCCAATCAGACCACTATTTCCCACAGGATATATGTTTGAAACCCAAGTGGTGGCTTCGGTTTTAAGTACAGACAACAGTATTGAACCAGGAATATTAGCAGGTATTGGTGCTTCAACTGCGCTTTATATCAGTGACATTCCTTTTAATGGCCCTGCAGCAAGCTGTCAGGTGGCTCGAGTGAATGGTCAATATATTGCTAATCCATCGTATGCGCAGATAGAAGAAGCAGATCTTGAAATGATTGTTGCTGGTACACGTAAAGCTCTCTTGATGGTTGAAGGCGGAGCTAAATTCATCTCTGAAGAAACAATGCTTGAGGCATTGAAATTTGGTCATGATTCATTCCAACCTGCCATTGAAGCACAAGAGCGCTTAAGAAAAGCAGTCGGAAAACCCAAGCGCGAATTCAAACCAAAAGAAGTTGATGAAGCGTTTAGAAAACAAGTAGAACAATTTTTATCTCCTAAGGTGAAATCCGCTTTAAAAATTGAAGAAAAACAAGCTCGTTATCAAGCTGTAGATGATGCAAAAGCTGAGGCTGCTGAAAAATTCTTGATTGACTTGCCTGAAGATCTTTTGGAAATTAGAAAAAAAGAATTAGGTACTATTGTTGAAGATGTAAAATACAATGTCGCACGCCAAACAATTTTAAAAGAAGCTGTGCGTATTGACGGGCGAAAAGTAACTGATATTCGGCCTATAACTTGCGAAGTAGGTATTTTGCCAAGAGCCCACGGTTCTGGTTTATTTACTCGCGGTGAGACCCAGGTTCTAGGAGCAATTACACTTGGTACAAGTGATGATGAACAGCTCATTGATTCCGTTTCTGGTAATTACTATAAGAAATTTATTCTTCATTACAACTTTCCTCCCTATAGCGTAGGAGAAGTTGGACGTATCGGTTTTACAGGCCGTCGTGAAATTGGTCACGGAGCATTAGCTGAGCGTGCACTTAAGGCCATACTGCCTGACCCTGCTAAGTTCCCTTACACCATGCGTGTTGTAGGTGAAGTTTTAGAATCTAACGGTTCCTCATCAATGGGCACTGTATGTGCTGGTTGCATGGGTCTCATGGATGCAGGTGTTCCCATTGTTGAGCCTGTTTCAGGAATTGCTATGGGTCTCATTAAAGAAGGTGATGATATTGCAATTTTGTCTGACATCTTAGGTGATGAAGATCACTTGGGTGATATGGACTTTAAAGTTGCTGGTGGTAAATCTGGAATCACTGCATTTCAAATGGATATTAAAATTGAAGGCGTAACATTAGAAATTATGAAAAAAGCTTTAGCACAAGCTGCTGAAGGCCGAGCTCATATTTTAAATGAAATGCTTAAAGTTATCGATATTCATCGTGGTGAAATTAGTCCCTATGCTCCACGTATTGAAACAATCCAAGTTAAACCTGAAAAAGTTCGTGAGATTATTGGCCCCGGAGGCAAGATGATTAAGTCAATCATTGAAGCAACTGGAGTTAAGATCGATATCGAAGATGACGGGAAGATCAATATTGCCACAAGTGATCCGATCGCCGGAGCAAAAGCAAAAGCGATGATCATGAGTATTTGTGCTGAAGCTGAAATAGGTAAAACCTATCAAGGTAAAGTCAAAAAAATCATGGATTTCGGAGCATTTGTTGAAATTCTTCCTGGTACAGATGGTTTGCTACACATTTCTGAGATTTCTCATGACCGTGTACGCACAGTAACTGAAGTACTAAAAGAAGGTGATGAGCTTGAGGTTAAAGTTTTAGATGTCGATCGAGCAGGGAAAATTAAACTGTCTCGCAAGGCGCTTTTAATCAAGCCCGTTTAA
- a CDS encoding bifunctional oligoribonuclease/PAP phosphatase NrnA, translating into MLSAVQIKSFTSLIKNHKKFVISGHHGPDGDVIGSTLGLVLGLKQLGKTVLAFNPDGCPQWLSFLPKSEIIKVKIPNTFKNSILITVDSGDLGRLGNKIDKSFFSEIWNIDHHQSNTRFGKYNFIDVKAGSTGQVVFNLLSGFSKFKITPAIAQNLFCTLSTDTGSFRYSNATSDVFALAALLVKAGAQPDVISQSLYETYTQRRLKLMHRVLGSLKFENDGKLAKLYLTQDDLAAVGAGEDESENFVNLPRGVEGVKIVCFLSEKTSTEWKLSLRARGNTNVLNIATEFGGGGHKLAAGCTIHGVRAQVEKQLDSVLKTQGHL; encoded by the coding sequence GTGTTATCTGCTGTCCAAATAAAATCTTTTACATCACTTATTAAAAATCATAAAAAATTTGTGATTTCAGGTCATCACGGACCAGATGGTGATGTTATCGGCTCAACCCTGGGTTTGGTTTTGGGTTTAAAGCAATTAGGGAAAACTGTTTTAGCATTTAATCCCGATGGCTGTCCTCAATGGCTTAGCTTTTTACCTAAATCAGAAATTATTAAAGTCAAAATCCCCAACACTTTTAAAAATTCAATTCTCATTACTGTAGACTCAGGTGATTTAGGAAGACTTGGTAATAAAATAGATAAGAGTTTTTTTTCAGAAATCTGGAATATTGATCATCATCAAAGTAATACACGTTTTGGAAAATACAATTTCATTGATGTTAAAGCGGGTAGTACAGGGCAAGTAGTTTTTAATCTGCTCTCAGGCTTTTCTAAGTTTAAAATCACACCCGCTATCGCTCAGAATTTATTTTGTACACTTAGTACTGATACAGGGAGTTTTCGCTACAGTAATGCAACTTCAGATGTATTTGCATTGGCGGCATTACTGGTAAAGGCTGGGGCTCAACCTGACGTTATTAGCCAATCACTTTATGAAACGTATACTCAACGACGTTTAAAACTCATGCATCGAGTATTGGGCTCGCTCAAATTTGAGAATGATGGAAAACTTGCAAAACTTTATCTGACCCAAGACGACCTCGCGGCTGTCGGGGCTGGAGAAGATGAGTCAGAAAATTTTGTCAATCTTCCACGGGGTGTTGAGGGTGTTAAAATAGTTTGTTTTTTAAGTGAGAAAACTTCTACTGAATGGAAACTTTCACTCAGAGCTCGCGGTAATACGAATGTTCTTAATATCGCCACAGAATTTGGCGGTGGTGGCCATAAATTAGCTGCCGGATGCACGATACATGGTGTTCGAGCTCAAGTTGAAAAACAATTAGATTCAGTACTTAAAACACAAGGACATCTATAA
- the dut gene encoding dUTP diphosphatase: protein MKPIIKIKKLGNFVGKIPGYQSEEASGADVCAALQTAVILEPGKRVLVSTGLSLEIPQGFEIQVRPRSGLAIKSGITLVNTPGTIDSDYRGELKIIIINHGQDNFVINPGDRIAQLIVAPVIQAEFQEVGEISTTVRGKEGFGSTGVNV, encoded by the coding sequence ATGAAACCCATCATCAAGATAAAAAAACTTGGTAATTTTGTAGGCAAAATTCCTGGGTATCAATCTGAAGAAGCAAGTGGTGCTGATGTTTGCGCGGCACTTCAGACAGCGGTAATACTTGAACCAGGGAAACGTGTTTTAGTTTCAACCGGGTTAAGCTTAGAGATTCCTCAAGGCTTTGAAATTCAAGTCAGACCGCGAAGTGGACTTGCCATTAAAAGCGGGATTACATTAGTGAATACCCCTGGAACCATCGATAGCGATTATCGTGGCGAATTAAAAATTATTATAATTAATCATGGGCAAGATAATTTTGTAATTAATCCCGGAGATCGTATTGCTCAGCTCATCGTAGCACCTGTCATTCAAGCTGAGTTTCAAGAAGTTGGTGAAATTTCAACTACAGTGCGTGGTAAAGAGGGGTTCGGAAGTACTGGAGTTAATGTTTGA
- the rbfA gene encoding 30S ribosome-binding factor RbfA → MEQRPSHRPNRMADLIRKEVASYLQKGAKDPRIGFVTITQVHMTKDLQIARVYYTVYGTDKEKAETIEGLEESIKEIRQHLGRQLHTRFTPKIEFFVDEGLEHSYKIQSLLGSIAYKVPTEESLAVSGNEDEDDVDDEDEDDLDEDDLDEDADDEDDSDDDLEDDEDEDLEEDDDDDDEEDDDDEEDDDDEEDEDDDDLDDDSDDDDDNDDDQDEESDEVKKPKRRRN, encoded by the coding sequence ATGGAACAACGCCCATCACACCGCCCGAATCGCATGGCCGATCTCATTCGTAAAGAAGTCGCAAGTTATTTGCAAAAAGGTGCCAAAGACCCACGTATTGGGTTTGTCACTATCACGCAAGTTCATATGACAAAAGATCTCCAGATTGCGCGTGTGTATTACACCGTCTATGGAACTGATAAGGAAAAAGCTGAAACCATTGAGGGTCTTGAAGAATCAATAAAAGAAATTCGTCAACATCTCGGACGTCAGCTTCATACTCGGTTCACGCCTAAAATAGAATTTTTTGTCGATGAAGGGCTTGAACATAGTTACAAAATTCAAAGTCTCTTAGGTTCAATTGCATATAAGGTCCCAACAGAAGAATCATTAGCGGTATCTGGCAACGAAGACGAAGATGATGTCGACGACGAAGATGAGGATGATCTGGATGAGGATGATCTGGATGAGGACGCGGACGACGAAGACGATAGCGATGACGATCTAGAAGATGATGAAGACGAAGATCTTGAAGAAGATGATGATGACGATGACGAAGAAGATGACGATGACGAAGAAGATGACGATGACGAAGAAGATGAAGACGACGACGATCTAGACGATGACAGTGATGATGACGACGACAATGATGACGATCAAGATGAAGAGTCTGATGAAGTCAAAAAGCCAAAGCGTAGAAGAAATTAA